One window of the Chryseobacterium camelliae genome contains the following:
- a CDS encoding class I lanthipeptide produces MKKRSFSPLKLDKKTIAKLNDEQLKTLKGGNRGVDGISQPGTTVNTSGCTSNSCN; encoded by the coding sequence ATGAAAAAGAGATCCTTTAGTCCTTTAAAATTGGACAAGAAAACAATTGCAAAATTAAACGACGAACAACTGAAAACTCTTAAAGGAGGTAACAGAGGAGTTGACGGTATTTCACAACCTGGAACAACTGTAAATACATCTGGATGCACAAGTAATTCTTGTAACTAG
- a CDS encoding class I lanthipeptide, with product MKKRSFSPLKLDKKTIAKLNDEQLKTLKGGTREVESVSQPGTSARTSNCVHHSCI from the coding sequence ATGAAAAAGAGATCCTTTAGTCCTTTAAAATTGGACAAGAAAACAATTGCAAAATTAAACGACGAACAACTGAAAACTCTTAAAGGAGGTACCAGAGAAGTTGAAAGTGTTTCACAACCTGGAACATCTGCAAGAACATCTAATTGTGTACATCATTCTTGTATCTAA
- a CDS encoding lantibiotic dehydratase, translating into MLRPSDFYLFRSPAFSHEDLCELNAAIYNKDIHALKKIYSDTYFLNALFFASKEFYHTVKNWLITTSEFSDKDRILISLYKYYNRICIRSTPYGLFAGFSLGDISEEASKFNRNPEKPFQVYVRPDMSRVEDLIQKANSVSYLEKITFSTNNTLYRVADKLRYIESDANKNYKITQVQNNDFLANLLNFTENGQYLSDIKEYIRSLLPDAEEDEIDSYITELRSSQVITAQLPPFITSNFDLLETLEKNLSDHDEILGELKNIAEACDEIKSTLEDQKPIDKSNYFNSQHSASDQDFQVDLTLDIPQNKINNRVTQTLLKSVNEIVQLPNAPHHTRITEFKDNFVERFGTEEIALIHALDPQLGVGYDLQVSGNIEEVPLIDHIDFSLPVKKKSTTHNELVDYVQRKFQSNFNYLYPSPIQLEEIDIRNNIMDHGRKRFFSDYYILGELSAENMEELDKGNFKFYCTSAVPRPFMATVLSRFAYYNNSIAEKIRTEVNKNTDCLMAEVVHQPDGRIGNILLRPSFYKHEIAYYSQHNPENVNISINDLYISVNGNDIILKSKSQGKVILPRLSSSHNFHIAQLPMYRFLSDLQYYNMNNGYEWDWGHLKESIYLPRIEYKNLILSEARWKLFFHEDLTIDALKTKIDELKIPQYFKIKDSDNILLLDSKNTVCLNILFKELKDKKKVSVYEVIENSSFIQNNSKHYSSEIILPLIHDEPYSVKNPSINNNHQSKYKRSFFPGEEWSYFKIYCSHVTCDNIISEILPNIMATLSGDHIEWFFLRYDDPHHHLRLRIKNSDSNRLLQLLLSELDFYIQNRLIFSMTQDTYVREIERYGPETIEDTENFFFHDSICTVHLLQLINDYDEKEEIRYLMALQSVDRILEDFSMSISERKNLMETMFHGFQEEFVDINDSRLKKMFKKSIDKKLRDHKNIINDLLINKKYENVFAEVHEILNERSQAVTGLADEISGKFTQKDILNWLSSCIHMNLNRIFFTHARLHETIVYFLLYKTYVTLEYKYEHGPKKGSIIFD; encoded by the coding sequence ATGCTAAGACCATCCGATTTCTACTTATTCCGATCACCGGCATTTTCACATGAAGATTTATGTGAACTTAATGCAGCCATATACAATAAGGACATCCATGCATTAAAGAAAATCTATTCTGACACCTATTTTTTAAATGCCTTATTTTTTGCTTCCAAGGAATTCTATCATACGGTAAAAAACTGGTTGATAACGACCTCTGAGTTCAGTGATAAAGACAGAATATTGATTAGCTTATATAAATACTATAACAGAATCTGCATAAGAAGCACACCATACGGGCTCTTTGCCGGCTTCTCACTGGGCGATATTTCTGAAGAGGCATCAAAATTTAACAGAAATCCTGAAAAACCTTTTCAGGTATATGTAAGACCTGATATGTCTCGGGTAGAAGACCTTATTCAAAAAGCAAATTCTGTCTCTTACTTAGAAAAAATAACATTTTCCACAAATAATACATTGTATCGTGTAGCTGATAAATTAAGATATATTGAATCAGATGCAAATAAAAACTACAAAATCACACAGGTTCAAAACAATGACTTCCTTGCTAACCTGCTCAACTTTACTGAAAACGGACAATACTTATCAGATATAAAGGAATATATCCGCTCTCTTCTTCCCGATGCTGAAGAAGATGAAATAGATTCCTATATTACAGAGCTCCGGTCATCCCAGGTTATAACAGCTCAATTGCCCCCTTTTATCACCAGCAATTTCGATCTTCTGGAGACGCTCGAAAAAAATTTGTCTGATCATGATGAGATTCTTGGTGAGTTAAAAAATATTGCTGAAGCATGTGATGAAATTAAAAGTACATTAGAAGATCAAAAACCCATAGATAAGTCTAACTATTTTAACAGTCAGCATAGTGCGTCAGATCAGGACTTCCAAGTTGACCTTACATTAGACATTCCCCAAAATAAGATCAATAACAGAGTGACTCAGACACTTTTGAAATCTGTCAATGAAATTGTACAACTTCCCAATGCACCCCATCACACCAGAATAACTGAATTTAAAGACAATTTTGTTGAACGTTTCGGAACAGAAGAAATAGCACTCATTCATGCACTTGATCCACAGCTTGGCGTTGGTTATGACCTTCAGGTAAGCGGAAATATTGAAGAAGTACCATTAATTGATCATATAGACTTTTCTTTGCCTGTAAAGAAAAAATCAACCACCCATAACGAATTGGTTGATTATGTACAGAGAAAATTTCAGTCGAACTTCAACTATTTATATCCTTCACCAATACAGCTGGAAGAAATTGATATCAGGAACAACATTATGGATCATGGCAGGAAACGCTTCTTTTCCGACTATTATATTTTAGGAGAGCTGTCTGCTGAAAATATGGAAGAACTGGATAAAGGAAATTTTAAATTCTACTGTACATCTGCTGTACCAAGACCGTTCATGGCAACGGTTCTATCGCGGTTTGCCTATTACAATAACTCTATCGCAGAAAAGATCCGTACCGAAGTTAATAAAAATACAGACTGCTTAATGGCAGAAGTGGTGCACCAGCCAGATGGGAGAATAGGAAATATCCTTTTACGCCCAAGCTTTTATAAACATGAAATAGCATATTACAGTCAGCATAACCCTGAGAATGTTAATATTTCTATCAATGATTTATATATAAGCGTTAACGGTAACGATATCATATTAAAATCAAAAAGCCAGGGTAAAGTTATTTTGCCAAGGTTATCTTCTTCCCATAATTTCCACATTGCGCAATTGCCGATGTACAGATTCTTGAGTGACCTCCAGTATTATAATATGAATAATGGTTATGAATGGGATTGGGGACATCTTAAAGAAAGCATTTATCTGCCCCGTATTGAGTATAAAAATTTAATTCTTAGTGAAGCGAGGTGGAAATTATTTTTTCACGAAGATTTAACTATTGATGCGTTAAAAACGAAAATCGACGAACTTAAAATCCCCCAATACTTTAAAATTAAAGACAGCGATAATATCCTTTTACTCGATTCTAAAAACACAGTATGCCTGAATATTCTATTTAAAGAGCTAAAAGATAAAAAAAAGGTATCCGTATATGAGGTCATTGAAAATAGCTCTTTTATTCAAAATAACTCAAAACATTATTCCTCTGAAATAATTCTTCCTTTGATACATGATGAGCCTTATTCTGTTAAAAACCCATCAATAAATAATAACCACCAAAGCAAATATAAACGGAGCTTTTTCCCGGGTGAGGAATGGTCATATTTTAAGATCTATTGTTCACATGTAACGTGTGATAACATTATATCAGAGATTTTGCCTAATATAATGGCTACCTTATCAGGTGATCATATAGAATGGTTCTTTTTACGGTATGACGACCCTCATCATCACCTGAGACTACGTATCAAAAACAGTGATTCCAACAGGCTGTTACAATTACTTTTGAGTGAATTGGACTTTTATATCCAAAACAGATTAATTTTCTCAATGACACAAGACACCTACGTCAGGGAAATTGAAAGATATGGTCCTGAAACAATTGAGGATACAGAAAACTTTTTCTTCCATGACAGTATTTGTACAGTACATTTATTACAGCTGATCAATGACTATGATGAAAAGGAAGAAATAAGATATCTTATGGCCCTGCAATCTGTTGACCGTATTCTTGAGGATTTTTCCATGAGTATTTCAGAGCGCAAAAATTTGATGGAAACAATGTTCCACGGTTTTCAGGAAGAATTTGTAGATATTAACGACAGCCGGTTGAAGAAGATGTTTAAGAAGTCTATTGATAAAAAGCTAAGGGATCACAAGAATATAATCAATGATCTTTTGATTAACAAGAAGTATGAAAATGTTTTTGCTGAAGTGCATGAGATTCTGAATGAGAGATCGCAAGCAGTTACAGGTTTAGCAGATGAAATATCCGGAAAGTTTACTCAAAAAGATATTTTAAACTGGTTAAGCAGCTGTATCCATATGAACCTGAACCGAATATTTTTCACCCATGCAAGACTGCACGAAACCATTGTCTATTTCCTTCTTTATAAAACTTATGTAACTCTTGAATATAAATATGAGCACGGACCAAAAAAAGGAAGCATTATATTCGATTAA
- a CDS encoding lanthionine synthetase LanC family protein — translation MSTDQKKEALYSINQYINENSEAFQDFSLDGGKLGLAIYYYFRYKAYGEEESLETARNTVESCINALEDSIINYSNKYLTDSLSNYLSGIGKALLFIEHHLDPEYDFTDIHYSLQELLIELNIQNFENKDFDISSGAMACGHYFINHFTYKKDDVSRNHLLEIVSQIQKSALSDDAGKTIYWNSPSLNDKVYIGLSHGSSLIINFLTKLFRLQILDPKNQSDTDLLSKAVDFVRDQKRDFKTGYFPTFYPNHEGIITTQLSMCYGDLGVAYVLYQSSLVLSSDQLKSMAFEILSSCARRPLDKLYTFDAGLTYGASGLYVIFEKLIRECGIEDFRHVAGYWADSILQFRDSQKQEYAGFINRFDKNIDDKPFNMSFGWGIIGVAISLMINLDKNLPVIDELTIIGI, via the coding sequence ATGAGCACGGACCAAAAAAAGGAAGCATTATATTCGATTAATCAGTATATAAACGAGAATTCAGAGGCTTTTCAGGACTTTTCATTAGACGGAGGAAAATTAGGGCTGGCTATCTATTACTATTTTCGCTATAAAGCTTACGGTGAAGAAGAGTCTCTTGAAACCGCAAGAAATACTGTTGAATCCTGCATCAATGCTCTTGAAGACAGTATTATTAATTATTCCAATAAATATCTGACGGATTCTTTATCCAATTATTTAAGTGGCATAGGGAAGGCATTGCTTTTTATAGAGCATCATTTAGATCCTGAATATGATTTCACCGATATACACTATTCTCTTCAGGAATTACTTATTGAATTAAACATACAAAATTTTGAAAATAAAGATTTTGACATCAGTAGCGGCGCCATGGCTTGCGGCCACTATTTCATCAATCATTTTACTTACAAAAAAGATGATGTAAGCCGCAATCATCTTCTTGAAATTGTCAGTCAGATACAAAAAAGTGCACTGTCCGATGATGCTGGAAAAACCATCTACTGGAACTCTCCTTCTCTTAACGACAAGGTATATATAGGTCTTTCTCACGGCTCTTCCCTCATTATTAATTTCTTAACCAAACTGTTCAGACTGCAGATTTTAGACCCAAAAAACCAGTCAGATACTGATTTACTTAGTAAAGCTGTTGATTTTGTCCGGGATCAAAAAAGAGATTTTAAAACCGGATATTTCCCTACATTTTACCCAAACCATGAAGGCATTATTACCACTCAACTGAGTATGTGTTATGGCGATTTAGGTGTGGCATATGTTTTATATCAATCTTCTCTTGTTCTTTCGTCAGATCAATTAAAATCTATGGCCTTTGAAATTTTATCGTCTTGTGCAAGAAGACCTTTGGACAAGCTGTATACTTTTGATGCAGGACTTACCTACGGTGCTTCGGGACTTTATGTGATTTTTGAAAAATTGATCAGGGAATGCGGAATTGAAGATTTCAGGCACGTTGCCGGTTACTGGGCTGACAGTATACTTCAATTCAGAGACTCACAAAAACAGGAATATGCAGGATTCATCAACAGATTTGATAAAAACATTGATGATAAACCATTCAATATGTCCTTTGGTTGGGGAATTATAGGTGTAGCTATTTCTTTAATGATTAATCTGGATAAAAACTTACCGGTAATAGATGAATTAACGATAATCGGAATCTGA
- a CDS encoding peptidase domain-containing ABC transporter gives MNYFSPKYKFYPQLDQMDCGPACLAMICSYYGKDFGLNYLREISFISREGVSLLGISQAAHTLGFKTTAAKLSITDLKDDILPCIIHWNQNHFVILYGISETLFSKKKIYRIIDPGHGFISLSKDKFEKSWTSDQDKGVALFLEPTEIFFLQEPVKEEKLTVKYLLNYLKPHRGQMLKLFLLLLLSTATTLFFPLLTQKLIDDGVGKKNISMISYILFAQLGFFLGNIIFNIFSNWIMLIVGTKINIQIISEFLKKLLRLPIKFFDTKMMGDFNQRIQDHERIESFLTSQSLLTVFSMITFSVFFGVLWYYDFRILLVYLGLTGISIIWSLYWMRKRNILDYFRFQRRSENQESIYEIINGVSEMKLNQFEEFKRKEWENIQQKLLQINIRILKLDQMQLSGFEFINQLKNIVVTFLTAYLVVNEKMTLGALLSVSYIIGQMNNPVNQLITFFRSLQDAKLSLIRLNEVQNHPEEEAGSLVAVNIGSTSENRENKGISLKNVSFQYEGPKSPYILNNINIIIPKGKVTAIVGSSGSGKTSLMKLLLRFYNPTHGKICFNGSDILTLSPKSIRENCGVVMQDGYIFSDTIERNIATEDGDIDKKRLEHAVKVANLESFIHSLPLGYNTKIGTSGNGISGGQKQRILIARAIYKNPHFIFFDEATSALDAKNEKVIHDNLQLFFKGKTVLIIAHRLSTVKNADQIIVLKDGQVVETGNHHELVDQKNEYYNLVKNQLELGS, from the coding sequence TTGAATTATTTTTCACCAAAATATAAGTTTTACCCTCAACTTGACCAGATGGATTGCGGGCCGGCGTGTCTTGCGATGATCTGTTCATACTACGGAAAAGATTTCGGATTAAACTATCTTCGGGAAATAAGCTTTATATCCCGTGAAGGCGTCTCACTATTAGGAATAAGCCAGGCTGCACATACGTTAGGTTTTAAAACTACAGCAGCCAAACTGAGTATTACCGATTTAAAGGATGATATTCTGCCTTGTATTATTCACTGGAATCAAAATCATTTTGTAATTCTGTATGGAATATCAGAAACACTTTTCAGTAAAAAAAAGATATATCGGATTATTGACCCGGGCCATGGATTCATTTCACTATCGAAGGACAAATTTGAAAAATCATGGACTTCTGATCAGGATAAAGGAGTCGCTTTATTTCTTGAACCAACTGAAATTTTCTTTTTGCAGGAGCCAGTTAAGGAAGAAAAACTGACCGTAAAATATCTGCTTAATTATCTGAAGCCACACAGAGGCCAGATGCTGAAGCTATTTTTGCTCTTACTCCTGAGTACTGCGACCACACTATTCTTTCCGTTATTAACACAAAAACTCATTGATGATGGAGTTGGAAAAAAGAATATCTCAATGATTTCCTATATACTCTTTGCTCAATTAGGTTTTTTTCTGGGAAATATAATATTCAATATTTTCAGCAATTGGATCATGCTTATCGTAGGAACAAAAATAAACATCCAAATTATTTCTGAGTTTCTTAAAAAACTTCTCCGCCTCCCTATAAAATTCTTTGATACTAAGATGATGGGCGATTTTAACCAACGGATCCAGGACCATGAACGAATAGAAAGCTTTCTTACTTCCCAGAGTCTTTTAACTGTATTTTCGATGATTACATTTTCAGTATTCTTCGGTGTGTTATGGTATTATGATTTCAGGATACTGCTGGTTTATTTAGGCTTAACCGGTATTTCAATCATCTGGTCATTGTACTGGATGAGGAAAAGAAATATCTTGGATTATTTTAGGTTTCAGAGAAGAAGCGAGAACCAGGAATCTATCTATGAGATTATTAACGGAGTCTCTGAAATGAAACTCAACCAATTTGAGGAATTTAAAAGAAAAGAATGGGAAAATATTCAGCAAAAACTTCTTCAAATTAATATCCGGATCTTAAAACTGGATCAGATGCAACTCTCCGGATTTGAATTCATTAACCAGCTAAAAAATATCGTCGTAACCTTTTTAACAGCTTATCTGGTCGTCAATGAAAAAATGACCCTAGGTGCCCTGCTAAGTGTTTCTTACATTATCGGACAGATGAATAATCCTGTAAATCAACTGATAACTTTTTTCAGATCCCTACAGGATGCAAAGCTAAGTCTCATAAGGCTCAATGAAGTACAGAACCATCCTGAAGAGGAAGCAGGAAGTTTAGTCGCTGTTAATATAGGCAGCACCTCAGAGAATAGAGAAAACAAAGGGATTAGCCTTAAAAATGTCTCATTTCAATATGAAGGTCCAAAATCTCCGTACATTCTAAATAATATCAATATAATAATCCCGAAAGGCAAGGTTACGGCGATCGTTGGGTCCAGTGGAAGCGGTAAAACTTCTTTAATGAAACTCCTGCTGAGATTTTATAATCCTACCCATGGTAAGATCTGTTTTAACGGAAGTGATATCTTAACACTATCCCCTAAGAGCATCAGGGAAAACTGTGGTGTAGTAATGCAGGATGGATATATTTTTTCAGATACCATTGAGCGTAATATTGCTACTGAAGATGGTGATATAGATAAAAAAAGACTCGAGCATGCTGTAAAAGTTGCTAATCTCGAATCCTTCATCCATAGCCTTCCATTAGGATACAACACCAAAATTGGAACTTCCGGAAATGGAATTTCAGGAGGTCAAAAGCAACGTATATTAATTGCAAGAGCGATTTATAAAAATCCTCATTTCATTTTTTTTGATGAAGCTACCTCAGCCCTGGATGCAAAAAACGAAAAAGTCATACATGACAATCTTCAGCTTTTTTTTAAAGGTAAAACAGTTTTAATAATAGCCCATCGACTCAGTACGGTTAAAAATGCAGATCAAATAATTGTTTTAAAAGATGGGCAGGTCGTTGAAACAGGCAATCATCATGAACTGGTTGATCAAAAAAATGAATATTATAATCTTGTAAAAAATCAGCTGGAGCTAGGAAGTTAA
- a CDS encoding ThiF family adenylyltransferase, producing MEIYSRNRLYVSRDEQEAIKKIPIILAGSGIGSNIAECALRFGFENITVVDGDRVEASNLNRQNYIHHDISRYKAESLYHRLKSINPNADVRYKNDFISEDNLEEMLDGQKIAVNALDFTTGIPLKLDKLCQEKGIDVLHPYNLGWGGLVTVITPDSLGLESLTLTQNFNELKMVEYVSDYLRFWNSPCEWLEKIINDYKNEPELLPPPQLPVASWIVAGMCTDILFKIATRKSFKKFPEFYFNTLSD from the coding sequence GTGGAAATATATTCTAGAAACAGGCTGTATGTTAGTAGGGATGAACAGGAAGCAATAAAAAAAATTCCCATTATATTGGCCGGAAGTGGCATTGGCAGTAACATAGCGGAATGTGCATTAAGATTTGGTTTTGAAAACATAACCGTTGTGGATGGCGACCGTGTTGAAGCCTCCAATCTTAACAGGCAAAATTACATACATCATGATATTTCGCGCTATAAAGCCGAATCCCTCTATCACAGACTAAAATCGATAAATCCTAATGCTGATGTCAGATATAAAAATGATTTTATCTCTGAGGATAATCTGGAAGAAATGCTGGACGGACAGAAAATTGCTGTAAATGCTCTGGATTTTACTACAGGGATACCTCTTAAATTGGATAAGTTATGCCAGGAAAAAGGTATTGATGTATTGCATCCCTATAATCTGGGATGGGGAGGATTGGTTACTGTTATTACTCCGGATAGCTTAGGATTGGAAAGTTTGACTCTTACACAGAATTTTAATGAATTGAAAATGGTTGAATATGTATCTGACTACCTGAGATTCTGGAACAGTCCCTGCGAATGGCTTGAAAAGATAATTAACGATTACAAAAACGAACCGGAACTTCTTCCGCCTCCTCAATTACCTGTCGCATCATGGATTGTTGCCGGAATGTGTACAGATATCCTGTTCAAGATAGCTACAAGGAAATCATTTAAAAAATTTCCGGAATTTTATTTTAATACCTTATCAGATTAG
- a CDS encoding GNAT family N-acetyltransferase has product MDIFPVLTTERLILRQFREDDIEEVYRGLSHQEVIKYYGVQYDSLSATQEQMDWFKQIEEDEKGIWWAVCNRHDHTFLGAIGFNDWSKDNRKVETGYWLLPENWGKGIITEAGHTACRFAFDSMSVHRIEAVVETENLGSRKVMKSLGFEYEGTMRDCEIKNGRWISLEMYAKLNSR; this is encoded by the coding sequence ATGGATATTTTCCCTGTATTAACCACCGAACGACTGATCCTGAGGCAATTCCGGGAAGATGACATTGAAGAAGTATACCGGGGCCTTTCTCATCAAGAGGTCATTAAATATTATGGAGTGCAGTATGACAGCTTGTCTGCAACCCAGGAGCAGATGGACTGGTTTAAGCAGATTGAAGAGGATGAAAAAGGAATCTGGTGGGCCGTCTGCAACCGCCATGACCATACCTTTCTCGGAGCGATAGGATTTAATGACTGGAGCAAGGACAACCGGAAAGTTGAAACCGGGTACTGGCTGTTACCTGAAAACTGGGGCAAAGGGATTATTACGGAAGCCGGCCACACCGCATGCCGCTTTGCTTTCGACTCCATGTCAGTTCATCGCATTGAAGCAGTGGTGGAAACGGAAAACCTGGGCAGCAGGAAGGTCATGAAATCCCTTGGCTTTGAATACGAAGGGACCATGAGGGACTGTGAGATTAAAAACGGCAGATGGATCAGCCTGGAAATGTATGCTAAGCTAAACAGCCGGTAA
- a CDS encoding Crp/Fnr family transcriptional regulator, with translation MNDYENPPAGFTDFAGSLSYLEHEVKDILASKLYEKRYRKGELILETGMVCNRIYFIDSGLVKTFFYTDTREFIMRFFPEGNMFTVLDSFVIQKPSGFSVMALEDTVVTCLNHDDLEILCTRYHSAETFYRKLLSLAAVNMMDRMGGMLEEKAYTAYHTFLKENGPLLQRISLADLASYLGITQVSLSRIRAMK, from the coding sequence ATGAATGACTACGAAAACCCACCAGCAGGTTTTACTGACTTTGCAGGATCCCTTTCTTATCTGGAACACGAAGTAAAGGACATACTTGCCTCAAAACTGTATGAAAAACGATACAGGAAGGGCGAACTCATTCTGGAAACAGGGATGGTGTGCAACCGGATCTATTTTATAGACAGCGGACTGGTCAAAACTTTTTTTTATACGGATACCCGTGAATTCATCATGCGGTTTTTCCCTGAAGGAAATATGTTCACAGTCCTCGACAGTTTTGTAATTCAGAAACCATCTGGGTTTTCGGTCATGGCACTTGAAGATACGGTGGTCACCTGCCTTAACCATGATGACCTGGAAATTCTCTGCACGCGCTACCATTCTGCAGAAACATTTTACAGGAAACTCCTTTCACTGGCAGCTGTGAATATGATGGACAGGATGGGCGGCATGCTGGAGGAAAAAGCGTATACCGCTTACCATACATTCCTGAAAGAAAACGGACCGCTTTTACAGCGGATCAGCCTTGCGGATCTTGCTTCTTACCTGGGCATTACACAGGTATCCTTAAGCAGGATCCGCGCTATGAAGTAG
- a CDS encoding GNAT family N-acetyltransferase, whose translation MKIISVKKNPEYKDQAIRYFQDSWSEVPPVIYEDCISHCLTTEQALPQWYLLEKDDEIIGCAGLITNDFISRMDLYPWLCAMFIDEKHRGNGYGKRFIEQAKKDAKESGFAFLNLCTDHTGYYEKYGFSYIGQGYHPWGKESRIYQISV comes from the coding sequence ATGAAAATAATATCCGTCAAAAAAAATCCTGAATATAAAGACCAGGCCATCCGATACTTTCAGGACAGCTGGTCCGAAGTGCCTCCTGTCATTTATGAAGACTGCATTTCCCATTGTCTTACTACAGAACAGGCATTACCTCAATGGTACCTGTTAGAGAAAGATGATGAAATCATCGGATGTGCCGGGCTCATCACCAATGATTTTATCAGCCGGATGGACCTGTATCCCTGGCTGTGTGCTATGTTTATTGATGAAAAGCACAGAGGTAACGGTTACGGGAAACGGTTTATCGAACAGGCAAAAAAAGATGCAAAAGAATCAGGTTTTGCCTTCCTGAATCTCTGTACGGATCATACAGGGTATTATGAGAAATATGGGTTCAGCTATATCGGACAGGGGTATCATCCATGGGGCAAAGAATCACGGATTTACCAGATCAGCGTGTGA
- a CDS encoding DNA alkylation repair protein — MDERIIDRIRQTEHGFKHIIEAGDQILTDQDLQHVDLAIQYLADGSYQVRMLAAYLLGQLSPTRPEALSILETRVADDPNWRVQEMLAKAFDYYCKTKGYEESLPVIKKWLSDPHPNIKRAVTEGLRIWTGRPYFKDHPSEAIALISANKADGSEYLRKSVGNALRDISKKHPEEVSDELATWNLTDKKTAFTYKLAKGK, encoded by the coding sequence ATGGATGAAAGAATCATTGATCGAATCAGGCAGACTGAACATGGCTTTAAACACATCATAGAAGCCGGGGACCAGATTTTAACTGATCAGGATCTACAGCATGTAGACCTTGCCATACAATATCTTGCTGATGGCAGCTATCAGGTGAGAATGCTGGCTGCATACCTGTTGGGGCAGCTTTCCCCAACCCGTCCGGAAGCGCTCTCTATCCTTGAAACCCGGGTGGCAGATGACCCGAACTGGCGGGTGCAGGAAATGCTGGCTAAAGCTTTTGACTATTACTGCAAGACCAAAGGATATGAGGAAAGCCTTCCTGTTATAAAAAAATGGCTCTCAGATCCTCATCCCAATATTAAAAGAGCGGTTACGGAAGGGCTCCGGATCTGGACGGGCCGTCCCTACTTTAAAGATCATCCGTCCGAAGCTATTGCACTTATCAGTGCAAATAAGGCAGATGGCAGCGAATACCTCAGGAAATCGGTTGGAAATGCCCTGCGTGACATCAGCAAAAAGCATCCGGAAGAAGTATCCGATGAATTGGCCACCTGGAATTTAACCGATAAAAAAACGGCATTTACCTATAAACTGGCGAAAGGAAAATAA
- a CDS encoding GNAT family N-acetyltransferase: MFTTKEIMTDRLILNELQANDHAFIFELVNSPGWLEFIGDRNIRTPEDAIAYIEKITVSSHIKYWIVKLKEDHQPAGIITLVKRDYLEHYDIGFAFLPQYTGSGYSSEATRAILEVLPDEILKDKILAITTEVNHRSVNLLEKLKFIYEGRIESDGKTLVQYALSADEIRIGKIIRSFFNLFDNTLKEPDFRAIDELCTESVGIIRKSGYQTDLYGQESFIEPRKKILTDGTLQQFSEFETDGETRIIGNIAQHYSKYEKKGWLNGVYFEGSGHKFFHLMKETGGWKIAHIIWEDDV; this comes from the coding sequence ATGTTTACCACAAAAGAAATTATGACGGACAGGCTGATCCTGAATGAACTCCAGGCGAACGACCACGCCTTTATTTTTGAACTAGTCAATTCCCCCGGCTGGCTGGAATTTATCGGTGACAGAAATATACGCACACCAGAAGATGCTATAGCTTATATTGAAAAAATTACAGTCAGTTCTCATATCAAGTACTGGATCGTGAAACTGAAGGAAGATCATCAGCCGGCAGGAATCATCACCCTCGTAAAAAGGGACTATCTCGAACATTATGACATAGGATTTGCTTTCCTGCCGCAATATACCGGATCCGGATACTCTTCCGAAGCGACCAGAGCTATACTGGAAGTGCTTCCTGATGAAATACTGAAAGATAAAATACTGGCCATCACCACAGAAGTCAACCACAGGTCTGTAAACCTTCTGGAAAAGCTGAAGTTCATCTATGAAGGCAGGATAGAATCAGACGGAAAAACACTGGTACAGTATGCTTTAAGTGCAGATGAAATCCGGATCGGAAAAATCATACGTTCATTTTTTAATCTGTTTGACAATACGTTGAAGGAGCCTGATTTCAGAGCAATAGATGAGCTGTGCACGGAATCTGTCGGCATCATCCGGAAATCCGGTTATCAGACAGACCTGTACGGACAGGAATCCTTTATTGAACCCAGGAAAAAAATATTGACAGACGGAACATTACAGCAGTTCAGTGAATTTGAAACAGATGGTGAAACCCGGATTATAGGGAACATCGCACAGCATTATTCAAAATATGAAAAAAAAGGATGGCTGAACGGAGTATACTTTGAAGGAAGCGGTCATAAGTTTTTCCACCTGATGAAAGAGACCGGTGGGTGGAAAATTGCCCATATAATCTGGGAAGATGACGTTTGA